One genomic window of Elaeis guineensis isolate ETL-2024a chromosome 2, EG11, whole genome shotgun sequence includes the following:
- the LOC105034070 gene encoding LOW QUALITY PROTEIN: phototropic-responsive NPH3 family protein NPY4 (The sequence of the model RefSeq protein was modified relative to this genomic sequence to represent the inferred CDS: inserted 6 bases in 6 codons; deleted 2 bases in 1 codon) codes for MKYMKLGSKPDVFQTEGNNIRFVATELATDIIVNVGDVKFYLHKFPLLSKSSRMQKXGGSANEENNDEIDXSDIPGGPAAFEICAKFCYGMIVTLNAYNVVAARCAAEYLEMHENIEKGNLIYKIEVFLNSSIFRSWKDSIIVLQTTKLLLPLSEDLKVVSHCIDSIAFKASIDPSEVEWSYTYNRKKLPSENGLDPHWNGVRKQQTAKDWWVEDLCELDMDFYKRVIIAIKNKGRMSGEXIGEALKAYAYRRLSGFSKCTVTHGSDVLKNQAILETIVWLLPAEAGSVSCSFLLKLLRAACLLDSEEMSKKQLIKRXGCQLEEATVSDLLIPAAAGESTIYDIDMVLSIVEEFIMQDNSNARTSPQATGELLEVRSPAFVSGSSKLAVAKLVDGYLAEIAKDPNLPLSKLIELAEMVSVASRPVHDGLYRAIDMYLKEHPGLTKSEKKKICGLMDCKKLSVDACMHAVQNDRLPLRVVVQVLFFEQLRASAAATPGNGADIPQSARLLLPRENDTSYASSRSAAMTNAEDDWDGAVGDVSSLKXMSLVGRGGGSERSSGSNEVNKNGDEKGNGKVKGMLMPKXILNKLWSSKGQGGENSNSDTSDSPGSTNVEESKSTPSRNTRRSVS; via the exons ATGAAGTATATGAAGCTTGGATCGAAGCCTGATGTTTTTCAGACAGAAGGGAACAATATCAG GTTTGTGGCAACTGAGTTAGCTACTGACATCATTGTTAATGTAGGAGATGTGAAGTTTTATCTACACAAG TTTCCGCTCCTATCCAAGAGTTCTCGCATGCAAA TTGGTGGCAGTGCAAATGAGGAAAACAATGATGAGATTG CTTCCGACATACCAGGGGGCCCTGCAGCCTTTGAAATATGTGCTAAATTTTGCTATGGCATGATTGTCACCCTCAATGCATACAATGTAGTTGCAGCTCGCTGTGCGGCAGAGTATCTTGAAATGCACGAAAACATTGAAAAAGGGAATCTCATCTACAAAATTGAAGTCTTCTTAAATTCTAGCATTTTCCGCAGTTGGAAGGACTCGATCATAGTTCTTCAGACCACAAAATTGCTGCTACCTTTGTCTGAGGACTTGAAGGTGGTCAGCCACTGCATTGACTCTATTGCTTTCAAGGCCTCCATTGATCCTTCTGAGGTTGAATGGTCTTACACCTACAACAGAAAGAAACTTCCATCTGAAAATGGCCTGGATCCACATTGGAATGGGGTCAGGAAGCAACAGACT GCCAAGGACTGGTGGGTTGAGGACCTTTGTGAGCTCGACATGGATTTCTACAAGCGGGTTATAATTGCCATCAAGAATAAGGGGAGAATGTCTGGTG GTATTGGAGAAGCTTTAAAGGCTTATGCATATAGAAGGCTTTCAGGTTTCAGCAAATGTACTGTGACCCATGGAAGTGATGTTCTCAAAAACCAGGCAATTCTTGAGACAATTGTGTGGCTCTTGCCAGCAGAGGCAGGTTCAGTTTCATGCAGTTTCCTTCTCAAGCTACTGAGAGCTGCATGCTTGCTAGACTCTGAAGAAATGAGCAAGAAACAGTTGATTAAGC TAGGCTGCCAGTTGGAAGAAGCTACTGTATCTGATCTTTTAATTCCTGCTGCAGCAGGGGAATCCACTATCTATGACATCGACATGGTTTTAAGTATAGTGGAGGAGTTTATCATGCAAGACAATAGCAATGCTCGAACAAGCCCACAGGCTACTGGGGAACTTCTGGAGGTTAGGAGTCCAGCTTTTGTTTCTGGTAGTTCAAAGCTTGCTGTTGCAAAGCTAGTTGATGGGTACCTTGCTGAAATTGCAAAAGACCCTAATTTACCTCTTTCAAAGCTTATTGAACTTGCTGAAATGGTATCAGTTGCTTCTAGGCCAGTGCATGATGGACTTTATCGTGCTATTGACATGTACTTGAAG GAACACCCGGGTCTGACAAAGagcgagaaaaagaaaatatgtgGTCTAATGGACTGCAAGAAGCTGTCAGTGGATGCGTGCATGCATGCTGTGCAGAATGATCGCCTTCCTCTCCGTGTTGTGGTTCAAGTGCTCTTTTTTGAACAGTTGAGGGCCTCTGCGGCTGCTACTCCTGGCAATGGAGCTGACATTCCACAAAGTGCTAGATTGCTACTACCTCGGGAGAATGACACTTCTTATGCTAGCTCAAGATCAGCTGCCATGACCAATGCCGAGGATGACTGGGATGGTGCAGTTGGAGATGTCAGTTCTCTGA TCATGAGTTTGGTAGGTAGAGGTGGAGGGAGTGAAAGGAGCAGCGGCAGCAACGAAGTTAACAAGAATGGTGATGAGAAGGGCAATGGCAAAGTGAAGGGAATGCTGATGCCCA AGATACTAAACAAGCTCTGGTCCAGCAAGGGTCAAGGTGGGGAGAATAGCAATTCTGACACATCCGACAGCCCGGGTTCTACTAACGTGGAGGAGTCTAAGTCTACACCTTCAAGGAACACGAGGCGATCAGTTTCGTAA